From a single Mycolicibacterium mengxianglii genomic region:
- a CDS encoding TetR/AcrR family transcriptional regulator, whose amino-acid sequence MAARAHSTDPRAERVRCQLQDAALQLAGEGPVDGLTVGAIARRASVSRQAFYQHFDDRDDAVGAAVAAAFATATAGIGADPADHILALFDFVARHRAIYRNIVPSTVSSRAASAFRAELAPACREIAAQATTSTAVTTDQIQRFLVGGFMEVLRSWMEDPNPGDLHVSGRQALDTVAALLGIRRAVAPA is encoded by the coding sequence ATGGCAGCACGCGCGCACAGCACTGACCCCCGCGCCGAACGGGTGCGGTGTCAGCTCCAAGACGCGGCATTGCAGCTCGCCGGGGAGGGCCCGGTCGACGGGTTGACCGTGGGTGCCATCGCACGCCGGGCCTCGGTCAGCCGACAGGCGTTCTACCAGCACTTCGACGATCGTGACGATGCCGTCGGTGCCGCCGTCGCGGCTGCCTTCGCGACCGCTACCGCCGGAATCGGGGCCGACCCGGCCGACCACATCCTGGCGTTGTTCGACTTCGTCGCGCGGCACCGCGCCATCTACCGAAACATCGTGCCCAGCACGGTCTCGTCGCGCGCGGCATCGGCCTTTCGCGCCGAACTGGCGCCGGCATGCCGGGAGATCGCCGCGCAGGCGACCACCAGCACCGCCGTCACGACTGACCAGATTCAACGGTTCCTCGTCGGCGGGTTCATGGAAGTCCTGAGGAGCTGGATGGAAGACCCCAACCCGGGTGACCTGCACGTCAGCGGCCGACAGGCACTCGACACCGTGGCAGCTCTGCTGGGCATCCGCCGTGCCGTAGCACCCGCCTGA
- a CDS encoding SURF1 family cytochrome oxidase biogenesis protein, protein MRRWAFLFKLQWLAMAVVVGAFAYLCFTVLAPWQLGKNTQTSRENNQINAALHAEPMPVKDVLPQQDSSAPDEQWREVTATGRYLPEHQLLARLRVIEGEPAFEVLVPFAVDGGPVVLVDRGYVRPEAGSKPPEIAALPPGQLTITARLRDSETAPPGKEPFTQDGYQQVYAIDTRQVSALTDTPLTGSYLQLIEDQPGVLSVIPLPHLDAGPFLSYGIQWIAFGIIAPIGLGYFVYAEVKARRRERELSRAAVDSDGAPASPVSVEDKLANRYGRRR, encoded by the coding sequence ATGAGGCGCTGGGCGTTTTTGTTCAAGCTGCAATGGCTGGCCATGGCGGTGGTCGTAGGCGCGTTCGCCTACTTGTGCTTCACGGTGCTGGCGCCCTGGCAGCTCGGCAAGAACACTCAGACTTCCCGCGAGAACAACCAGATCAACGCGGCGCTGCACGCTGAGCCGATGCCTGTGAAAGATGTCCTACCACAGCAGGATTCGTCGGCTCCGGATGAGCAATGGCGGGAGGTCACCGCCACCGGCAGATACCTTCCCGAGCACCAGCTGCTGGCGCGGCTCCGGGTCATCGAGGGTGAGCCGGCCTTCGAGGTGCTGGTGCCGTTCGCCGTCGACGGCGGCCCGGTGGTGCTGGTCGACCGCGGCTATGTCCGCCCGGAAGCCGGGTCCAAACCACCGGAGATCGCCGCGCTGCCGCCGGGCCAGCTCACCATCACGGCGCGACTACGGGACTCCGAGACCGCCCCGCCCGGCAAGGAGCCGTTCACCCAGGACGGCTACCAGCAGGTCTATGCGATTGACACCCGGCAGGTATCCGCACTGACCGACACCCCATTGACCGGCTCGTACCTGCAGCTGATCGAGGACCAGCCCGGCGTTCTCAGTGTGATTCCGCTGCCTCACCTCGATGCCGGGCCGTTCCTGTCTTACGGCATCCAGTGGATCGCATTCGGCATCATCGCCCCGATCGGTTTGGGCTACTTCGTTTATGCCGAGGTCAAGGCGCGCCGCCGCGAGCGGGAGCTCTCCAGGGCTGCCGTCGATTCCGATGGCGCCCCGGCATCGCCGGTCAGCGTCGAGGACAAGCTCGCCAACCGATACGGCCGGCGACGCTGA
- a CDS encoding low molecular weight protein-tyrosine-phosphatase has protein sequence MADRLHVTFVCSGNICRSPMAEKMFAHQIDQRGLSDRVRVTSAGTGGWHVGDAADSRANRVLRDRGYPTDHVASQVGDDHLAADLLVALGRNHMRLLTQLGAEPHRVRMLRSFDPRSAAHALDVEDPYYGNHTDFEDVFTVIEAALPGLHAWVDDRLVDGADRP, from the coding sequence GTGGCTGACCGACTGCATGTGACGTTCGTCTGCTCCGGCAACATCTGTCGCTCGCCGATGGCAGAGAAGATGTTCGCCCATCAGATCGACCAGCGGGGGCTTTCGGACCGGGTTCGGGTCACCAGCGCCGGAACGGGTGGCTGGCACGTCGGTGACGCCGCCGACAGCCGTGCCAACCGGGTACTCCGGGACCGCGGCTATCCCACCGACCATGTTGCCTCCCAGGTCGGCGACGACCACCTCGCCGCCGACCTGCTGGTCGCTCTCGGGCGCAACCACATGCGGCTGCTGACCCAACTCGGGGCCGAACCCCACCGGGTCCGGATGCTGCGCTCGTTCGACCCCCGGTCGGCCGCCCACGCGCTCGACGTGGAGGACCCTTACTACGGCAACCACACGGACTTCGAGGACGTCTTCACGGTGATCGAGGCCGCGCTGCCCGGGCTGCACGCCTGGGTGGACGACCGACTGGTCGACGGAGCTGACCGGCCATGA
- a CDS encoding ABC-2 transporter permease yields MGRHSAGGTTSVLDRSVPAASDTRLPATPSQLRMTAFAMIGLALFVVAMVASYSGAFANPTLHRLEVAVVGSDQAVNALAEQEALRVNRVDDDDAARQAVYERRADTAFVITPAGELKIYIAGGGGRSVATAAEKVGQAAAAQLHLRPVVDDIAPTASGNPSGTVEFYAVIFLSIGASGGAAAFNMIIGKVGTLARFAWRTLTLLGYSALLAAAVTVYVHAVLDTDLGHQWQMFAALWLYALAVAGAITGLGAAAGTIASVVLTLFLVIVGNAAAAGPVGRPLLSGFYATLNEVVPQGSGVSLLRSIEYFGGNGSFAAIATLLVWGAAGLALAVVAFLRSRIAERS; encoded by the coding sequence ATGGGCAGACACTCTGCTGGTGGCACCACATCAGTCCTCGACCGCAGCGTCCCCGCAGCGTCAGACACCCGACTTCCCGCGACACCGTCCCAACTGCGGATGACGGCTTTTGCGATGATCGGTCTGGCCTTGTTCGTCGTGGCGATGGTGGCCAGTTACTCCGGTGCATTCGCCAACCCGACCTTGCACCGCCTCGAGGTTGCGGTGGTGGGCAGTGACCAGGCCGTGAACGCCCTGGCGGAACAGGAAGCGTTGCGAGTCAATCGAGTTGACGATGATGATGCGGCTCGTCAGGCCGTCTACGAGCGTCGAGCAGATACCGCTTTTGTGATCACGCCGGCCGGTGAGCTGAAAATCTATATCGCGGGGGGTGGGGGCCGAAGTGTGGCCACCGCGGCGGAGAAGGTCGGACAGGCGGCCGCCGCCCAGTTGCATTTGCGGCCCGTGGTCGACGACATCGCCCCCACGGCCTCCGGAAATCCCTCGGGCACAGTGGAATTCTATGCGGTGATCTTCCTGTCCATCGGTGCGTCAGGTGGCGCCGCAGCGTTCAACATGATCATCGGAAAGGTGGGTACCCTTGCCCGATTCGCCTGGCGCACCCTGACGTTGCTCGGGTACTCGGCACTGCTTGCCGCCGCTGTGACGGTGTATGTCCACGCGGTTCTCGACACCGACCTGGGTCACCAGTGGCAGATGTTCGCAGCGCTGTGGCTCTACGCGCTGGCTGTTGCGGGGGCCATCACCGGACTGGGGGCCGCGGCCGGCACCATAGCTTCGGTCGTGCTGACGCTGTTCCTGGTCATCGTCGGTAACGCCGCCGCCGCCGGACCCGTCGGGCGGCCCCTGCTGTCCGGCTTCTACGCGACCCTCAATGAGGTGGTGCCGCAAGGCTCCGGGGTATCGCTATTGCGCAGTATCGAATACTTCGGCGGCAACGGCTCTTTCGCGGCCATCGCGACGCTGCTGGTGTGGGGTGCGGCGGGACTGGCGCTGGCGGTGGTGGCATTTCTCCGATCGCGGATCGCCGAAAGGTCTTGA
- a CDS encoding Nif3-like dinuclear metal center hexameric protein encodes MSVRLGDVIDVLDAAYPQELAEAWDSVGLVCGDPDEAVTSVTIAVDATPAVVDQVPDGGLLLAHHPLLLRGVDTVAASTPKGALIHRLLRTRRALFTAHTNADAAAPGVSDALAETLGLTVKDVLDPAPAGPDLDKWVFFVPPENAEAVRAAVFAAGAGEIGDYSQCSWSVTGTGQFLPHQGARPAIGTVGTVERLSEDRIEVIAPAQVRARVLSAMRAAHPYEEPAFDLLALAPLPAQVGIGRIATLPRPEPLAAFVQRVGQRLPATAWGVRAAGNPAAEVSRVALCGGAGDSLLDRVARADVQAYVTADLRHHPADEHRRGSEVALIDVAHWASEQPWCHQAAALLRDRFGTQLPVQVSDIRTDPWNLSHLDSRPEEEQV; translated from the coding sequence ATGAGCGTGCGTCTCGGCGACGTCATCGACGTGCTGGATGCCGCCTATCCGCAGGAGCTCGCGGAGGCGTGGGACTCCGTCGGCCTCGTATGTGGCGACCCCGACGAGGCCGTCACGTCGGTGACGATCGCCGTCGACGCCACCCCGGCCGTCGTCGACCAGGTGCCCGACGGTGGGTTGCTGCTGGCGCACCACCCGCTGCTGCTGCGCGGGGTCGACACCGTGGCTGCGAGCACCCCCAAGGGTGCGTTGATCCACCGCCTGCTGCGAACGCGACGGGCACTGTTCACCGCACACACCAACGCCGACGCGGCCGCTCCGGGGGTGTCCGATGCACTGGCCGAGACGCTCGGGCTGACCGTCAAGGACGTGTTGGATCCGGCGCCCGCCGGGCCCGATCTGGACAAGTGGGTGTTCTTCGTTCCGCCGGAGAACGCCGAGGCGGTGCGTGCCGCGGTGTTCGCCGCCGGGGCCGGGGAGATCGGCGACTACTCGCAGTGCAGCTGGTCGGTGACGGGCACCGGGCAGTTCCTGCCGCACCAGGGCGCCAGACCCGCAATCGGCACGGTCGGCACCGTCGAGCGATTGTCCGAAGACCGCATCGAGGTGATCGCGCCTGCGCAGGTGCGGGCCCGGGTGCTGAGCGCGATGCGCGCCGCGCATCCGTACGAGGAGCCCGCGTTCGACCTGTTGGCATTGGCGCCGCTGCCGGCGCAGGTCGGCATCGGACGCATCGCGACGCTGCCACGGCCCGAACCGCTCGCGGCATTTGTGCAGCGGGTGGGGCAGCGGCTGCCGGCCACGGCGTGGGGAGTGCGCGCTGCCGGCAATCCGGCGGCTGAGGTGTCGCGAGTCGCGTTGTGCGGCGGGGCCGGGGATTCGCTGCTCGACCGGGTGGCCCGCGCCGACGTGCAGGCCTACGTCACCGCCGATCTGCGGCACCACCCCGCCGATGAGCACCGCCGCGGCTCCGAGGTGGCGCTCATCGACGTTGCACACTGGGCCAGTGAACAGCCCTGGTGTCACCAAGCCGCGGCGCTGTTGCGTGACCGTTTCGGGACGCAGCTGCCGGTGCAGGTCAGTGACATCCGCACCGACCCTTGGAATTTGAGCCATCTGGACTCGCGTCCGGAAGAGGAACAGGTATGA
- a CDS encoding DUF2231 domain-containing protein has protein sequence MNVHGVLRAAEAASVFDGPAERSAQLVERLPGRRWKAALRGSWLGHPVHPLLVTVPIGAWVGSAVFSLGFDDHKTARRLLGIGLAATPPTVLTGVVDLALLHREQRRVGMLHALLNTCGIALIALAFRRYGREQHRSATVYSLVGLLFIGAGGALGGHLSYAQGAGVHRWERARGVGDLIDYARGHAA, from the coding sequence ATGAATGTTCATGGCGTCTTGCGTGCCGCTGAAGCGGCCAGTGTCTTCGACGGTCCGGCCGAGCGGAGTGCCCAGCTCGTCGAGCGTCTCCCCGGCCGTCGTTGGAAGGCTGCGCTGCGCGGATCGTGGCTGGGGCACCCGGTACATCCACTGCTGGTGACGGTGCCAATCGGTGCGTGGGTGGGCTCGGCCGTGTTCAGCCTGGGCTTCGACGACCACAAGACAGCGCGACGACTGCTGGGCATCGGGCTGGCGGCGACACCGCCGACGGTTCTGACCGGCGTTGTCGATCTCGCCTTGCTGCACCGCGAGCAACGGCGCGTCGGAATGCTGCATGCTCTCCTGAACACCTGCGGAATTGCTCTGATCGCCCTGGCCTTCCGACGCTACGGCCGCGAACAGCACCGGTCTGCCACCGTGTACAGCTTGGTGGGCTTGTTGTTCATCGGTGCCGGTGGAGCACTCGGTGGCCACCTTTCCTACGCGCAGGGCGCGGGCGTGCATCGGTGGGAACGGGCGCGCGGAGTCGGTGATCTCATCGACTACGCAAGGGGTCACGCGGCCTGA
- a CDS encoding SOUL family heme-binding protein, translated as MLTKIAGAAVQVVEGVGGIVGIRLGTEEPHFVVQSRLGDVEIRRYGPRVAAQTAVTGNGDDARSEGFRRLAGYIFGGNHRQTKIAMTAPVAQQNDEIAMTAPVAQTRTTDGNSVIRFFMPSKWSMDTLPEPNDGLVTLVEVPGETYAVLRFTGDRSNQAVAAKTEELLDTLRDSEFRPEGDPVAWFYDPPWTVPFRRRNEVAVPVVASNAGPGAPD; from the coding sequence ATGTTGACGAAGATCGCCGGTGCTGCCGTTCAAGTCGTCGAAGGTGTGGGGGGCATCGTAGGTATCCGCCTCGGTACCGAAGAACCGCACTTCGTGGTGCAGTCCCGCCTCGGCGATGTCGAGATCCGGCGGTACGGCCCGCGCGTGGCAGCCCAGACCGCTGTCACCGGCAACGGGGACGACGCGCGCAGTGAAGGGTTCCGGCGCCTCGCCGGCTACATCTTCGGGGGCAATCATCGGCAGACGAAGATCGCGATGACGGCCCCGGTCGCACAGCAGAACGACGAGATCGCCATGACGGCGCCGGTGGCGCAAACGCGGACCACCGACGGGAATTCGGTGATCCGGTTCTTCATGCCCTCGAAGTGGTCGATGGACACCCTGCCCGAGCCCAACGACGGTCTGGTGACCCTCGTCGAGGTGCCCGGCGAAACATATGCGGTGTTGCGCTTCACCGGCGATCGCAGCAACCAGGCCGTCGCCGCAAAAACCGAGGAGCTTCTCGATACTCTGCGCGACAGCGAGTTTCGCCCCGAGGGTGACCCGGTGGCCTGGTTCTACGATCCGCCGTGGACCGTGCCGTTTCGTCGACGCAACGAGGTGGCGGTGCCTGTCGTTGCCAGCAACGCTGGTCCGGGAGCGCCCGACTAA
- a CDS encoding PucR family transcriptional regulator, translated as MDQLVPPPRSARAPHGSGVRDEVAEVASALEHRVADISVHVAGVISNDVEFYQATAPAPFSVVASICEAHVRAVLSAIAADEEFDPSVAERVGVDRAREGVPLAVVMEVYRVGFHQMWEAVLHEVDAQEIAGRTFNGGAALRILTSHVFVAQDIFTSAMAAGYRDEQARRLSRDESERSALIDALLHGRVLERWSLWEVADHLRLPTGGPYVVVATDMTVAGAEPLPGIQSKLRSLDVFSAWRTLPDVQVGIVHLKSEKHFDDVLALLNRVAAARVGVSAQFDELRDTAQALRYARVMLRGQSEPGELVSRFDGSILATAAVSAPEVLAKVVAPTLDSFAEMSEDERDVLFDTFRVWLENDGSLRVAGELLFCHPNTVRYRLHRIEQCTGRSLSRPRDVAEMCLALEVHRRLK; from the coding sequence GTGGACCAGCTCGTGCCTCCTCCGCGAAGCGCCAGGGCCCCCCACGGCTCGGGCGTCCGGGACGAGGTAGCCGAGGTTGCGTCCGCGCTCGAGCACCGCGTCGCGGACATCTCGGTGCACGTTGCGGGTGTGATCAGCAATGACGTCGAGTTCTACCAGGCCACCGCGCCGGCTCCGTTCAGCGTCGTGGCGTCCATCTGTGAAGCACATGTGCGCGCGGTCTTGAGCGCGATCGCAGCGGACGAGGAGTTCGATCCGTCGGTAGCCGAACGCGTCGGAGTCGACCGCGCCCGCGAAGGTGTACCACTGGCGGTGGTGATGGAGGTCTATCGCGTTGGCTTTCACCAGATGTGGGAGGCCGTCCTTCACGAGGTGGATGCCCAAGAGATAGCGGGCAGAACCTTCAACGGTGGTGCCGCACTGCGGATCCTGACCAGCCACGTCTTCGTCGCTCAAGACATCTTCACCTCGGCGATGGCCGCCGGGTACCGCGACGAGCAGGCGCGCCGGCTGTCGCGAGATGAATCGGAGCGCTCCGCGCTGATAGACGCGCTGCTCCACGGCCGGGTGCTGGAACGGTGGAGTCTGTGGGAAGTGGCTGACCACCTTCGGCTGCCGACCGGTGGGCCCTACGTCGTCGTCGCCACGGACATGACCGTGGCGGGAGCCGAACCCCTGCCGGGAATTCAGTCGAAGCTCCGGAGCCTGGATGTGTTCTCCGCGTGGCGGACCCTGCCGGATGTTCAGGTGGGCATCGTGCACCTCAAGTCCGAGAAACACTTCGACGACGTGCTGGCCCTGTTGAACCGGGTGGCGGCAGCGCGCGTCGGTGTCAGCGCGCAGTTCGATGAACTGCGCGATACCGCCCAGGCACTGCGCTACGCACGAGTGATGCTGCGCGGCCAATCCGAACCCGGCGAACTGGTGTCCCGGTTCGACGGCTCCATCCTGGCGACTGCGGCCGTCAGCGCGCCTGAGGTACTGGCCAAAGTTGTTGCCCCCACGCTGGATTCGTTTGCAGAGATGTCCGAAGACGAGCGGGATGTCCTGTTCGACACCTTCCGGGTGTGGCTGGAAAACGACGGTTCGCTTCGCGTGGCGGGCGAATTGTTGTTCTGCCACCCCAACACCGTGAGATACCGGCTGCACCGGATCGAGCAATGTACCGGCCGCTCGTTGTCCCGGCCGCGAGATGTCGCAGAGATGTGCCTGGCCTTGGAAGTACACCGCCGCCTCAAGTAA
- a CDS encoding amidohydrolase — MPDRVLTAATVITMDDDLPRAEAVAVSDGSIVAVGSVAHCVAALPAAQLVDTGAAALLPGFIEPHGHPLVSGIATQPPARSIAPWDAPTWADVQAVFAEAIAGSEPGTPLWFAGFDALLHRHPSPTARELDEIFGDRVTVVTDNSGHGVYFSSALIKQNGWDVTPPADPVAAHYGRNADGSLNGQGFELPVLVAVTGPLLAQMGDPLLSAARYYALMSRGGYTSTSDMTYDPKFRAGYEALAAATSCPLRVSMWEMSTTGTYSEPETFTAPDTLLHKAGVKLWTDGSPWVGNIAISFPYLDTEATRTAGIDPAVAGSLESMNYTPAQLDAILDTAAPAGWQMAFHANGDLALDLALDAYEGALTRHGLLGTDHRWRIEHAGAGTRRHFDRAARLGVHVSMSPFQYYYWGDLLDGQIFDHDHGSQWAAFADAVASGACVSLHNDGSVSPPTPVINVATAASRRTRSGQVHGPDQAMTLDEALRAQTINAARTLRRDHLVGSITVGKLADFVELTADPYDVHPDKLADTAQVRGTWLGGQRVDLDVFLAAVGGTDNAEHAHLAEHTKPGCC, encoded by the coding sequence ATGCCTGATCGCGTCCTCACCGCCGCCACCGTGATCACGATGGACGACGATTTACCCCGCGCCGAGGCCGTCGCCGTCTCTGACGGCAGCATCGTCGCCGTGGGATCGGTTGCGCACTGTGTCGCCGCCCTGCCCGCGGCGCAGCTCGTCGACACCGGCGCCGCCGCGCTGCTGCCGGGTTTCATTGAGCCACACGGACATCCGTTGGTCAGTGGGATCGCCACCCAGCCACCGGCACGATCCATCGCACCGTGGGACGCACCGACCTGGGCTGACGTCCAGGCGGTGTTCGCCGAGGCCATCGCCGGCAGCGAGCCGGGTACGCCGTTGTGGTTCGCAGGTTTCGACGCGCTGCTGCACCGGCACCCGTCGCCGACGGCACGCGAGTTGGACGAGATCTTCGGTGACCGGGTCACGGTGGTCACCGACAACTCCGGACACGGGGTGTATTTCAGCAGTGCCCTGATCAAGCAGAACGGCTGGGATGTCACACCGCCTGCGGACCCGGTGGCCGCGCACTACGGACGCAATGCCGATGGCAGCCTCAACGGACAGGGCTTCGAACTGCCGGTGTTGGTGGCCGTCACCGGCCCGCTGCTCGCACAGATGGGTGATCCGTTGCTGTCGGCGGCGCGCTATTACGCGTTGATGTCGCGCGGCGGCTACACGTCGACCTCCGATATGACCTACGACCCGAAGTTCCGCGCCGGGTATGAAGCCCTGGCCGCGGCGACGTCCTGTCCGCTACGGGTGAGCATGTGGGAGATGTCGACCACCGGTACCTACTCTGAGCCGGAGACCTTCACCGCGCCGGACACCTTGCTACACAAGGCCGGAGTGAAGCTGTGGACCGATGGCTCCCCGTGGGTCGGCAATATCGCGATCTCATTTCCCTACCTGGACACCGAGGCCACTCGCACCGCGGGCATCGATCCCGCGGTCGCCGGCAGCCTGGAGTCCATGAATTACACGCCGGCCCAGCTGGACGCCATCCTCGACACCGCGGCTCCCGCCGGTTGGCAGATGGCATTCCACGCCAATGGTGACCTGGCACTGGATCTGGCGTTGGACGCCTACGAGGGTGCGCTGACGCGCCACGGGCTGCTGGGCACCGATCACCGCTGGCGGATCGAGCACGCCGGAGCCGGCACCCGGCGCCATTTCGACCGCGCCGCCCGGTTGGGGGTGCACGTGTCGATGTCACCGTTCCAGTACTACTACTGGGGCGATCTGCTCGACGGACAGATCTTCGACCACGACCACGGCAGCCAGTGGGCAGCGTTCGCGGATGCGGTCGCCTCCGGCGCGTGCGTGTCGCTGCACAACGACGGGTCAGTGTCGCCGCCGACGCCGGTGATCAACGTCGCCACCGCCGCGTCGAGACGCACCCGGTCCGGGCAGGTACACGGCCCCGACCAGGCCATGACGCTCGACGAGGCCCTGCGCGCGCAGACCATCAACGCCGCCCGCACCCTGCGCCGCGACCATCTGGTCGGGTCCATCACCGTGGGCAAACTGGCTGACTTCGTCGAACTCACCGCCGACCCGTACGACGTCCACCCCGACAAGCTGGCCGATACCGCTCAGGTGCGAGGCACCTGGCTGGGCGGGCAACGCGTCGACCTCGACGTTTTCCTGGCGGCGGTGGGCGGCACCGACAACGCCGAACACGCTCACCTGGCCGAACACACCAAGCCGGGCTGCTGCTGA
- a CDS encoding bifunctional RNase H/acid phosphatase, whose translation MKVVIEADGGSRGNPGPAGFGAVVFTADHRTVLAESKQAIGRTTNNVAEYRGLIAGLTEAASLGATEVAVQMDSKLVVEQMSGRWKVKNADLAVLHRQARELASGFDNITYRWIPRAQNSHADRLANEAMDAAATIPDGSVPAARPESESTAVATNPAGWTGASGEPTRMLLLRHGQTELSVERRYSGRGNPALTELGRRQADAAAAYLAARGGISAVVTSPLQRAYDTAAAAAKALGLDVTVDDDLIETDFGGWEGLTFAEASAKDPDLHGRWLRDTSVDPPGGESFDTVHTRVRRARTRIISEYGGSTVLVVSHVTPIKTMLRMALDAGPGILYRLHLDLASLSIAEFYPDGVASVRLVNQTAYL comes from the coding sequence ATGAAGGTTGTCATCGAAGCCGACGGCGGCTCGCGGGGCAATCCGGGTCCGGCCGGGTTCGGAGCGGTGGTGTTCACCGCGGACCACCGCACTGTGCTCGCCGAGAGCAAGCAGGCGATCGGGCGCACCACCAACAACGTGGCCGAATACCGCGGGCTGATCGCCGGGTTGACCGAGGCCGCCAGCCTCGGCGCCACCGAGGTGGCCGTGCAGATGGACTCCAAACTCGTCGTCGAGCAGATGTCCGGTCGTTGGAAGGTCAAGAACGCCGACCTGGCGGTACTGCACCGGCAGGCGCGTGAGCTGGCGTCGGGCTTCGACAACATCACCTACCGGTGGATTCCGCGTGCCCAGAACTCGCACGCGGACCGGTTGGCCAACGAGGCCATGGATGCCGCGGCGACGATCCCCGACGGGTCCGTTCCCGCCGCCCGACCCGAATCGGAATCCACTGCGGTAGCGACCAACCCGGCCGGTTGGACCGGCGCGAGCGGTGAACCGACACGAATGCTGCTGTTGCGGCACGGGCAGACCGAATTATCGGTTGAGCGGCGCTATTCCGGTCGCGGTAACCCGGCGCTGACGGAGTTGGGCCGGCGGCAGGCCGACGCCGCGGCGGCCTATCTGGCGGCCAGGGGCGGGATATCGGCGGTGGTCACCTCACCGCTGCAGCGTGCCTACGACACCGCCGCGGCAGCGGCGAAAGCTTTGGGCCTCGATGTCACCGTCGACGACGACCTGATCGAGACGGACTTCGGCGGCTGGGAGGGGTTGACCTTCGCCGAGGCCTCGGCGAAGGACCCGGATCTGCACGGCCGCTGGCTGCGCGACACCAGTGTCGACCCGCCCGGCGGCGAGAGCTTCGACACCGTCCACACCCGGGTGCGTCGCGCCCGCACCCGGATCATCTCCGAGTACGGCGGATCGACGGTGCTGGTCGTTTCCCATGTGACACCGATCAAGACGATGCTGCGGATGGCGCTCGATGCCGGCCCCGGCATCCTGTATCGACTGCACCTGGACCTGGCGTCGTTGTCGATCGCCGAGTTCTATCCCGACGGCGTGGCTTCGGTGCGGCTGGTGAACCAGACGGCTTACCTGTAA
- a CDS encoding zinc ribbon domain-containing protein yields the protein MKAEVSHQRLLLELTALDAELSRIAHRSKTLAEQKRFDELQAEQRAAQDRLAVLQIAVEDLDGQVSRFESEIDGVRQREDRDRSLLESGTVNPKQLAEIQHELETLERRQASLEDSVLEVMERREELVNQQAVEQIEIDRLNGEVATAAQARDIALAEIEQTRSVAGIRRTELAQTISADLVAVYERQRTSTGVGAGLLQGRRCGACRIEIDRGQSAQITAAPEDDVVRCPECGAILLRFTGIGS from the coding sequence ATGAAAGCCGAAGTATCACACCAACGTTTGCTTCTCGAACTCACCGCGCTGGACGCGGAGCTGAGCCGTATCGCGCACCGCTCCAAAACTCTGGCCGAGCAGAAGCGCTTCGATGAGCTGCAGGCAGAGCAGCGCGCGGCCCAGGATCGGTTGGCGGTGCTGCAGATCGCGGTGGAGGATCTCGACGGGCAGGTCAGCCGCTTCGAATCCGAGATCGACGGGGTGCGCCAGCGCGAGGACCGGGACCGGAGCCTGCTCGAGTCGGGAACCGTCAACCCCAAGCAGCTCGCCGAAATACAGCACGAACTCGAAACTCTGGAGCGGCGCCAGGCGTCGTTGGAGGATTCGGTGCTGGAGGTGATGGAGCGCCGCGAGGAGCTGGTCAACCAACAGGCCGTTGAGCAGATCGAGATCGACCGGCTCAACGGCGAGGTGGCCACCGCAGCCCAGGCCCGCGATATCGCACTCGCCGAGATCGAGCAGACCCGCTCGGTGGCGGGTATCCGGCGCACCGAGCTGGCCCAGACCATCAGCGCCGATCTGGTGGCGGTCTACGAGCGGCAGCGGACTTCGACCGGCGTCGGCGCGGGACTGCTGCAGGGCCGCCGCTGCGGCGCGTGCCGGATCGAGATCGACCGCGGGCAGTCGGCGCAGATCACCGCCGCACCCGAGGACGATGTGGTGCGTTGCCCCGAATGTGGGGCGATTCTGTTGCGGTTCACCGGGATCGGCTCATGA